The Rhinoderma darwinii isolate aRhiDar2 chromosome 8, aRhiDar2.hap1, whole genome shotgun sequence genome has a window encoding:
- the LOC142658962 gene encoding olfactory receptor 10A3-like, translating to MITEFFMLGFKNIENLRILLFFLFLLTYIVILLGNVFIIILVSTCHHLYVPMYLFLRNLSVADLLFTTNIMPNMLYVILMGGGYISITGCFIQYYVLCISTYNQSLILTVMAFDRYVAICHPLRYVALMNHKICLHFIFWPWAICFVLFPIEVASLFQLRFCGSNIIEHFFCDFAPILAIVSSDASMVGTVDFIFSISLMFIPFVLVTISYFCIVISILKISSMAGRWKAFSTCSAHLTTIFIFYGTQITTYVFPVGEDTFYGKTVKSLLYTVLTPFINPIIYSMRNHEIKRALQQVMYKKSQTSQIYPTLH from the coding sequence ATGATTACAGAATTCTTCATGCTCGGGTTTAAGAACATAGAGAACCTCCGGATCCTGCTTTTCTTTCTGTTTCTCTTGACGTACATTGTGATTCTACTTGGAAATGTCTTCATTATTATATTGGTATCAACATGCCACCACCTCTATGTGCCCATGTACCTATTTCTCCGAAATCTCTCTGTGGCGGACCTTTTGTTTACCACCAATATTATGCCTAACATGCTGTATGTTATACTCATGGGAGGAGGGTACATTTCCATCACCGGATGTTTCATCCAGTATTATGTATTGTGCATCTCCACTTATAATCAATCCCTGATCCTTACGGTGATGGCCTTTGACCGGTATGTGGCCATCTGTCATCCTTTGCGCTACGTGGCTCTGATGAACCACAAGATTTGTCTGCATTTTATCTTCTGGCCATGGGCCATTTGCTTTGTCCTATTCCCCATTGAAGTTGCATCTTTATTCCAATTAAGATTTTGTGGATCCAATATCATTGAACATTTCTTCTGTGACTTTGCCCCCATCTTGGCCATAGTCTCCTCAGACGCTTCTATGGTAGGGACGGTAGACTTCATATTTAGCATCTCCCTCATGTTCATACCCTTTGTGTTAGTCACCATCTCCTATTTCTGTATTGTCATCTCCATCCTAAAGATTTCATCTATGGCAGGACGGTGGAAAGCGTTCTCGACCTGCAGCGCGCATCTCACCACCATCTTCATCTTCTACGGGACTCAAATTACAACATATGTATTTCCAGTTGGGGAAGACACATTTTATGGGAAAACAGTGAAGTCTTTGTTGTATACGGTGCTGACGCCTTTTATTAAccccatcatatacagtatgaggaACCATGAGATCAAGAGAGCTCTGCAGCAAGTAATGTATAAAAAGAGTCAAACCTCACAAATATACCCCACGCTCCACTAA